From Pontibacter actiniarum, a single genomic window includes:
- a CDS encoding DUF2071 domain-containing protein, with translation MDYDELVKLVPDDLEIDLFKGKPWVSLVAFTMEKIRSRNLPYFSPVSNFDEINIRTYVKYNNKAGVYFRSIEGGAKISCQVAKSLSELPTDTQG, from the coding sequence GTGGATTACGACGAGTTAGTAAAGCTCGTCCCCGACGACTTGGAAATAGACCTGTTCAAAGGCAAGCCCTGGGTGTCGCTGGTGGCATTTACGATGGAAAAAATAAGGTCGCGAAACCTGCCGTATTTCTCTCCTGTATCCAACTTTGACGAAATCAACATTCGTACCTATGTGAAGTACAACAACAAAGCAGGCGTTTACTTCCGGAGCATTGAAGGTGGAGCAAAAATATCCTGCCAGGTTGCCAAAAGCCTGTCAGAACTCCCTACCGACACTCAAGGATAA
- a CDS encoding dihydrofolate reductase family protein — MKKVILDLAVTLDGFIEGPNGEIDWCIMDDDMDFDGFLSTIDTIFYGRVSYDAWGNFQPDEGASEAELKLWQAVHAKKKYVFSRQPVEDGRATFLHSDIANSVAAIKKEGGKDIWLYGGAGLIKTFIQLGLVDLYRISVHPTALGSGKPLFEDLKDRVNLHLVQANTFKSGVVQLIYQPRK; from the coding sequence ATGAAAAAAGTAATCTTAGACTTAGCTGTAACTTTAGATGGGTTCATAGAGGGGCCAAACGGAGAAATAGATTGGTGTATTATGGATGATGACATGGACTTTGACGGCTTCCTGTCGACCATCGACACCATTTTTTATGGCCGGGTAAGCTATGACGCCTGGGGAAACTTTCAGCCGGACGAGGGTGCAAGCGAGGCCGAGCTTAAACTATGGCAAGCGGTTCACGCAAAGAAGAAGTACGTGTTCTCACGCCAGCCTGTAGAGGATGGCAGAGCAACCTTTTTACATTCGGACATAGCTAACAGCGTAGCGGCTATAAAGAAAGAAGGCGGCAAGGACATTTGGCTTTACGGCGGGGCAGGCCTGATCAAAACGTTTATCCAGCTTGGGCTTGTAGACCTATACCGTATTTCAGTTCACCCAACAGCCTTGGGAAGTGGAAAGCCGTTGTTTGAGGACTTAAAGGACCGGGTGAACCTACACTTGGTTCAAGCAAATACATTCAAATCGGGGGTTGTACAGTTAATCTATCAACCCAGAAAATAA
- a CDS encoding 1,4-dihydroxy-2-naphthoyl-CoA synthase: MSKANWKTVKEYEDITYKKADGVARIAFNRPNVRNAFRPKTVAELFEAFLDAREDTSIGVVLLSAEGPSTKDGVYSFCSGGDQNARGHQGYVDEAGMPRLNILEVQRLMRFMPKVVIAVVPGWCVGGGHSLHVVCDLTLASKEHAIFKQTDADVTSFDGGYGSAYLAKMVGQKRAREIFFLGRNYSAQEAYDMGMVNAVVPHDELEDTAYEWAQEILQKSPTSIKMLKFAFNATDDGMVGQQVFAGEATRLAYMTEEAKEGRNAFLEKRKPNFKDIPWIP, encoded by the coding sequence ATGAGCAAAGCTAATTGGAAAACCGTAAAGGAATACGAGGATATAACCTATAAGAAAGCGGATGGCGTGGCCCGTATCGCTTTTAACCGACCAAACGTACGCAACGCGTTTCGCCCGAAAACGGTGGCGGAACTGTTTGAGGCATTTCTGGATGCCCGCGAAGACACTTCTATTGGCGTAGTGCTGCTTTCTGCCGAGGGCCCGTCTACCAAAGACGGCGTGTACTCGTTCTGCAGTGGCGGCGACCAGAATGCACGCGGCCACCAGGGCTACGTGGACGAGGCGGGTATGCCGCGCCTGAACATCCTGGAGGTGCAGCGCCTGATGCGCTTTATGCCGAAAGTGGTGATAGCCGTAGTACCGGGCTGGTGCGTAGGCGGCGGCCACAGCTTACACGTAGTTTGCGACCTGACGCTGGCCAGCAAGGAGCACGCCATCTTCAAGCAAACCGATGCCGATGTAACGAGCTTCGACGGCGGCTACGGATCTGCTTACCTAGCAAAGATGGTGGGCCAGAAACGTGCCCGCGAAATCTTCTTCCTGGGCCGCAACTACTCCGCACAGGAGGCTTACGACATGGGCATGGTGAACGCCGTTGTGCCGCACGACGAGCTGGAGGATACAGCCTACGAGTGGGCGCAGGAGATTCTGCAGAAGTCGCCTACTTCTATTAAAATGCTGAAGTTTGCCTTTAACGCCACAGACGATGGCATGGTAGGGCAGCAGGTGTTTGCCGGTGAGGCCACCCGCCTTGCCTACATGACCGAAGAGGCCAAAGAAGGCAGAAATGCATTCCTGGAGAAGCGTAAGCCGAACTTTAAAGACATCCCCTGGATTCCGTAA
- a CDS encoding acyltransferase family protein: protein MSAVTRKAFKRVLFPQLRLSPISAGQKVEALDGIRGLAILAVLCYHCTSFFPLGWVGVDLFFVLSGFLLTNILLQRRQESGYFRSFYAKRALRILPLYALILWAACIFSVIYATELPHISYFFFLQNVSTALANAFPGNTHHLNHLWSIAVEEQFYLILPLAVYFLAARNYLLFLFALLVTALLSRSLLFWEGNLGYYVLLTSRMDALAFGSLAALLLQHHREVLNRWTLPLLYASAGILLVAVLTEGPGYDNPYLATAGYTLFALLFSCLLTVSLSTHPRNAVRQLFRTRTLRALGKYSFGLYIYHWPLFRLFTDPLKHHLKGYIPGQYLSLSVALLLAATTAIVTLLSYHLVEVRFLRLKKKVARKASGSADLEPTGSIKV, encoded by the coding sequence ATGAGTGCTGTAACCCGAAAAGCTTTTAAGCGCGTGCTGTTCCCGCAGCTGCGGCTTTCCCCTATTTCTGCCGGGCAGAAAGTAGAGGCTTTGGATGGCATCAGGGGGCTGGCTATTCTGGCCGTGCTTTGTTACCATTGCACCAGCTTCTTCCCCCTGGGCTGGGTCGGGGTGGACCTCTTCTTTGTGCTCTCGGGTTTCCTGCTCACCAATATTCTGCTGCAACGCAGGCAGGAGAGCGGGTACTTCCGTTCTTTTTACGCCAAGCGCGCGCTCCGCATACTTCCGCTGTACGCGCTTATACTTTGGGCCGCCTGCATTTTTAGTGTGATCTATGCTACGGAGCTCCCGCACATCAGCTACTTCTTCTTTCTCCAGAACGTGAGCACGGCCTTAGCTAACGCTTTCCCGGGCAACACGCACCACCTGAACCACCTGTGGTCTATCGCGGTTGAGGAGCAGTTTTACCTGATACTGCCTCTTGCGGTATACTTTCTGGCCGCCCGGAACTACCTGCTCTTTCTATTCGCCTTACTGGTTACGGCGCTTTTAAGCCGCTCGCTTCTTTTCTGGGAGGGGAACCTGGGCTATTACGTTTTGCTAACTTCCAGAATGGATGCCCTGGCTTTCGGCAGTCTGGCTGCGCTGCTTCTTCAGCATCACCGGGAGGTACTGAACCGATGGACGCTTCCCCTGCTCTACGCCTCGGCGGGTATCCTGCTGGTTGCAGTGCTAACGGAAGGCCCCGGCTACGACAACCCGTACCTGGCCACGGCTGGCTATACGCTCTTTGCGCTGCTGTTTAGCTGCTTGCTGACCGTGTCGCTTTCTACCCACCCCCGGAATGCCGTACGGCAGCTGTTCCGCACCAGAACCCTGCGGGCTCTGGGCAAGTATTCCTTTGGCCTGTACATCTATCACTGGCCGCTGTTCAGGCTGTTTACAGACCCGCTTAAGCACCACCTAAAAGGGTATATTCCGGGGCAGTACCTGAGCCTAAGCGTGGCGCTGCTGCTTGCGGCCACCACTGCCATAGTTACCTTGCTCAGCTATCATCTGGTAGAGGTGCGTTTCCTGCGGCTGAAGAAAAAGGTCGCCCGGAAAGCAAGCGGTTCAGCTGATTTAGAGCCTACAGGCAGTATTAAGGTATAA
- a CDS encoding aldo/keto reductase, whose translation MEKRKLGNTDLYTAPIVMGGNVFGWTLNEKESFAILDEVYSNGINTLDTADVYSRWAEGNEGGESETIIGKWMKERGNRDSINIITKVGSDMGQGQKDISEKHILKAADDSLRRLQTDHIDLYLTHWDDDKTPVEETLGAYQKLIEAGKVRYIGASNLSPERLKASLDASKNQGLPRYEVFQPEYNLYDREGYEKGVASICREEGLGVITYFSLASGFLSGKYRSEEDLDKSTRGGGIKKYLDARGKRILAALDDLSAKHNVSQASIALAWLINSPLVTAPIASGTKQKHIQAFTEAMQTSLSQEDLKQLEEASAV comes from the coding sequence ATGGAAAAAAGAAAGCTAGGCAACACCGACCTCTACACCGCACCAATTGTAATGGGTGGCAACGTATTTGGCTGGACCCTGAACGAGAAAGAATCCTTTGCTATTCTGGATGAAGTATACAGCAACGGGATCAACACCCTTGACACGGCCGATGTATACTCCCGCTGGGCAGAAGGAAACGAAGGCGGCGAGTCTGAAACCATCATTGGCAAGTGGATGAAGGAGCGCGGCAACCGCGACAGCATCAACATCATCACCAAAGTAGGCTCAGATATGGGCCAGGGGCAAAAAGATATCTCCGAAAAGCACATCCTAAAAGCTGCCGATGACTCCCTGAGAAGGCTGCAAACCGACCACATCGATTTATACTTGACTCACTGGGATGACGACAAAACGCCGGTAGAGGAAACCCTCGGCGCTTACCAGAAGCTCATAGAAGCAGGAAAAGTAAGGTACATCGGGGCCTCCAATCTTTCGCCCGAGCGCTTAAAAGCCTCCCTGGATGCCAGCAAAAACCAAGGCTTGCCCCGCTACGAGGTGTTTCAGCCGGAGTACAACCTCTACGACCGGGAGGGCTACGAAAAGGGAGTTGCCTCTATCTGCCGGGAAGAGGGCCTGGGTGTAATCACGTACTTCTCGCTGGCCAGCGGCTTCCTGAGCGGCAAGTACCGCAGCGAGGAAGACCTGGACAAAAGCACCCGCGGAGGCGGCATTAAAAAGTACCTGGATGCACGCGGCAAGCGCATACTGGCAGCCCTCGACGACCTATCCGCCAAACATAACGTTTCGCAGGCCAGTATTGCCCTGGCCTGGCTTATAAACAGCCCGCTCGTGACCGCCCCCATCGCCAGTGGCACCAAGCAAAAGCATATTCAGGCGTTTACCGAGGCCATGCAAACATCGCTGAGCCAGGAGGACCTGAAGCAGTTGGAGGAAGCCTCGGCAGTATAA